A genomic stretch from Antarcticibacterium flavum includes:
- a CDS encoding DUF305 domain-containing protein: MDQKDKKHEGMKKGMYSKFITMLVLSFIAMYITMYMNTYEWDHLYFSITRFYMALLGICAMAVIMLTVMLGMYKNRKKNIAIYAGSFIIFIGALGLVRAQEPVGDVLWMKAMIPHHSIAVLTSKRADINDPEAKKLAEEIIEAQLREIAEMKKIIYRLENRED, from the coding sequence ATGGATCAAAAAGATAAAAAACACGAAGGAATGAAAAAGGGGATGTATAGCAAATTCATTACTATGTTGGTTCTTTCATTTATTGCCATGTACATAACTATGTATATGAACACTTATGAATGGGATCACCTCTATTTTAGTATTACAAGATTTTATATGGCACTACTCGGGATTTGCGCAATGGCTGTAATTATGCTTACCGTGATGCTGGGTATGTATAAAAACCGAAAAAAGAATATTGCTATATACGCAGGGAGTTTTATAATTTTTATTGGTGCTTTAGGATTGGTAAGGGCTCAGGAACCAGTTGGAGATGTGCTGTGGATGAAGGCAATGATACCACATCACTCAATCGCTGTTCTAACCAGTAAGAGAGCTGATATTAACGACCCGGAAGCAAAAAAACTGGCAGAGGAAATCATTGAGGCCCAGTTAAGAGAGATTGCGGAAATGAAAAAAATAATCTACCGGCTTGAAAACAGGGAAGATTAA
- a CDS encoding DUF3347 domain-containing protein, translated as MKTLKTTIVFLLLTAFMGCKENQSVEVNTPEEVEQEAKETADIADQEFIDGMTGAIWHHYLTMKMALTASDADQVQQSAGDIAEILTEERVQMKGIAQSISETDDIEAQRKLFAQFTEEIGPMFEEALSGGTIYKQFCPMAFDNKGAYWYSSVKEISNPYFGEKMPNCGSVEKTISK; from the coding sequence ATGAAGACACTTAAAACAACAATAGTATTTTTACTCCTTACAGCCTTTATGGGGTGCAAAGAAAATCAATCGGTGGAAGTAAATACTCCGGAAGAAGTTGAGCAGGAAGCAAAAGAGACTGCTGATATTGCTGACCAGGAATTTATTGATGGAATGACTGGTGCAATATGGCACCATTATCTTACAATGAAAATGGCATTGACTGCATCTGATGCAGATCAGGTCCAACAATCTGCTGGGGATATTGCAGAGATTTTAACTGAAGAAAGAGTTCAAATGAAAGGGATCGCTCAATCTATTTCAGAGACAGATGATATTGAAGCTCAAAGGAAGTTGTTTGCCCAATTTACTGAAGAAATCGGGCCGATGTTTGAAGAAGCTCTTTCAGGAGGTACGATTTACAAACAGTTTTGTCCAATGGCTTTTGATAATAAAGGAGCATATTGGTATTCCTCCGTAAAAGAAATTTCCAATCCGTATTTCGGTGAAAAAATGCCTAATTGTGGATCAGTAGAAAAAACCATTTCGAAATAA
- a CDS encoding HYC_CC_PP family protein, which translates to MKTRFYKISTFLLALLVLFSTTSFTVQKHFCGTFLVDASVFGKAESCSLHAQKPLSPTIESLEEGCCNEEKSTVEGQDELQLPLNILDLDEQVFLVSYLFSFGQFFQGKKRQVVPFKNYCPPLLVYDIQLRNQIFLI; encoded by the coding sequence ATGAAAACCAGATTCTATAAAATATCAACTTTTTTATTAGCTCTGCTGGTATTGTTCTCCACCACCTCTTTTACCGTACAAAAACATTTTTGTGGAACTTTTTTAGTGGATGCTTCTGTTTTTGGTAAAGCCGAATCCTGTAGTCTGCATGCTCAGAAACCGTTATCTCCCACAATTGAAAGTTTGGAAGAAGGATGCTGTAACGAAGAAAAATCAACAGTAGAAGGACAAGATGAACTACAGCTGCCTTTAAATATTTTGGACCTTGATGAGCAGGTTTTTCTCGTCTCGTATTTATTTTCTTTTGGCCAATTCTTTCAGGGGAAAAAGCGTCAGGTAGTTCCCTTTAAAAACTATTGTCCTCCATTGCTGGTTTATGACATTCAATTGCGTAACCAGATTTTTCTTATTTGA
- a CDS encoding efflux RND transporter permease subunit gives MLNKIIKFFLENKLVTVLVLLLIVAWGIVTAPFNWETSFLPRDPVPVDAIPDIGENQQIVFTEWMGRSPQDVEDQITYPLTTALLGLPGVKSVRSSSAFGFSSIYIIFNEDIEFYWSRSRVLEKLNSLPSGLLPIGVQPKLGPDATALGQVYWYTLEGRDKEGKPTGGWDLHELRTIQDYYIRYALTSVEGVAEVASVGGYVKEYQVDVDPAALKAHDVSLMDVMQAVRNSNIDVGANTIEVNRVDYFVRGLGYVKELSDLDEAVVRVVDNVPLRIKDIGKVNIGPQPRNMSGLLDKSGAEAVGGVVIARYGDNPLKIINSLKEEIEKIAVGLPSKTLVDGTVSKVTIVPFYDRTGLIYETLGTLYEAISLQILITIIVIIVMLYNLRASIMISALLPLAVLMVFIFMKYVGVDANIVALSGIAIAIGTMVDLGIILNENILRHMDEVPEGQSKLKTVYDATTEVASAILAAVSTTIVSFLPVFTLQAAEGKLFGPLAYTKTFALISALIFTLIIMPAFAHWIFSMKKGKGRFGQYFNYLLVISGPILAFTVWSWGGWVLFGFGLINILLHHYPEKFAKHRNLMLVGFTVVAVAWLLTVEWVPLGVSNSILTNFLFIGIIIALVLGGFSIFIKFYPKILLWCLDHKAIFLTLPAIILLIGVSIWLGFDKVFGIIPKATEKVGWNIRESSAWSGMTEILPGLGKEFMPSLDEGTFLLMPTSMPHAGVEENRQVLQKLDMMVTAIPEVDMVVGKAGRAETAIDPAPISMFENTISYKSEYVSDINGTKLRFKINKDGHFELSNGEIYNHETMSPEQLNVKLLIPDPKGEYFRQWRDHIKTPDDIWNEIVGVVNIPGVTSSPKLQPIETRLVMLQTGMRAPMGIKVYGPDLATIEGFGLQLEKYLKEVPSVKSEAVFADRIVGKPYLEIDIDRVQIARYGLSIRDVQDYVETAIGGMQISTTVEGRERFPIRVRYAREWRDDPSAIETMQVPTPTGSYIPLGQLADITYRPGPEMIRGENSFLVGYVLLDKKAGFAEVTVVEDAQRYLKEKIDSGELSVPAGVRYVFSGSYENQIRAEKRLGIVVPLCLIAIFLILYFQFRAVSTTLFVFSGIAMAFSGGFLMLWLYGQGWFMDFSVFGTNMRELFQMKIYNLSVAVWVGFIALFGIATDDGVVVATYLDQSFKKRTPENIKEVRRAVLEAGMKRVRPCLMTTATTLLALLPVLTSSGRGSDIMIPMAIPSFGGMVVALITLLVVPVLYSWWAERKLKRNPEVFTES, from the coding sequence ATGCTTAATAAAATTATCAAATTCTTTCTCGAGAATAAGCTCGTTACTGTTCTCGTATTGCTACTCATTGTAGCCTGGGGCATAGTCACAGCTCCTTTTAACTGGGAAACAAGTTTCCTTCCCCGCGATCCTGTGCCAGTGGATGCCATCCCGGATATAGGTGAAAACCAACAGATTGTTTTTACCGAATGGATGGGTCGTTCCCCGCAAGATGTGGAGGATCAGATTACCTATCCACTTACCACCGCATTGCTTGGCTTGCCGGGCGTAAAAAGCGTGCGAAGTAGTTCGGCTTTCGGCTTTTCCAGCATCTATATCATCTTCAATGAAGATATTGAATTTTACTGGAGCCGTTCCCGTGTACTGGAAAAACTTAACTCCCTTCCCAGTGGCCTTTTACCCATTGGCGTCCAGCCCAAATTGGGGCCGGATGCTACCGCCCTTGGACAGGTGTATTGGTACACGCTGGAAGGCAGGGACAAGGAGGGGAAACCAACAGGTGGTTGGGACCTGCACGAACTCCGCACTATCCAGGACTATTATATCCGTTATGCCCTCACAAGTGTAGAAGGTGTGGCCGAAGTAGCATCCGTGGGTGGCTATGTCAAGGAATACCAGGTGGATGTTGATCCTGCCGCTCTGAAAGCGCATGATGTATCCTTAATGGACGTGATGCAGGCGGTGAGAAACAGCAACATCGATGTGGGAGCCAATACCATAGAAGTAAACAGGGTGGATTACTTTGTCAGGGGGTTGGGCTATGTTAAAGAATTAAGTGATTTGGATGAGGCTGTGGTGAGGGTTGTGGATAATGTGCCGCTTCGTATCAAAGATATCGGTAAAGTAAATATAGGTCCTCAACCACGTAATATGAGTGGTTTATTGGACAAGTCAGGTGCCGAAGCTGTTGGAGGAGTGGTAATCGCACGTTATGGGGATAATCCGCTCAAAATCATCAATAGTTTAAAGGAGGAAATCGAAAAGATAGCCGTTGGCCTTCCCTCTAAAACGCTCGTAGACGGAACGGTATCCAAGGTTACTATAGTCCCATTTTATGACCGCACCGGATTGATTTATGAAACGCTCGGCACACTCTATGAAGCCATAAGTTTACAGATACTCATTACCATTATTGTCATCATCGTGATGCTGTACAACCTGCGGGCCTCTATCATGATATCCGCCTTATTACCACTGGCCGTGCTCATGGTTTTCATTTTCATGAAATACGTAGGAGTAGATGCCAATATTGTCGCCCTGTCAGGGATAGCCATTGCGATTGGCACGATGGTCGATCTGGGGATTATCCTCAATGAAAATATTCTGCGGCATATGGATGAAGTGCCCGAAGGCCAATCCAAACTTAAAACCGTTTATGATGCCACCACCGAGGTTGCCTCGGCAATTCTTGCTGCGGTTAGCACCACCATAGTAAGTTTCTTACCTGTCTTTACACTTCAGGCAGCAGAAGGCAAGCTGTTCGGCCCGCTGGCCTATACCAAGACATTTGCTTTGATATCTGCCTTGATTTTCACGCTTATCATCATGCCTGCCTTTGCCCACTGGATTTTCTCCATGAAAAAAGGAAAGGGGAGATTTGGGCAATATTTCAACTATTTATTGGTCATTTCAGGCCCTATCTTAGCGTTTACAGTTTGGTCTTGGGGCGGCTGGGTACTTTTTGGTTTCGGACTGATCAACATACTGCTTCACCATTATCCAGAGAAGTTCGCAAAACATCGTAACTTAATGCTGGTCGGTTTTACCGTGGTGGCGGTAGCGTGGCTGCTAACAGTCGAATGGGTGCCATTAGGCGTTTCCAATAGTATATTGACCAATTTTCTTTTCATCGGGATAATTATTGCCTTGGTTCTGGGCGGATTTTCCATATTCATAAAGTTTTATCCTAAGATATTATTATGGTGTCTTGATCATAAAGCGATTTTTTTAACCCTGCCAGCCATAATTTTATTGATTGGAGTCAGTATTTGGCTGGGTTTTGATAAAGTATTTGGCATCATTCCAAAGGCTACAGAAAAGGTAGGATGGAATATAAGGGAAAGTTCTGCATGGTCAGGAATGACAGAAATTTTACCGGGATTGGGCAAAGAGTTTATGCCTTCGCTTGATGAGGGTACTTTTCTCCTTATGCCGACTTCCATGCCCCATGCAGGTGTGGAGGAAAACCGCCAGGTATTACAAAAGCTGGATATGATGGTCACGGCTATACCGGAAGTAGATATGGTGGTGGGGAAGGCGGGAAGGGCAGAAACGGCTATCGACCCTGCCCCTATATCTATGTTTGAAAACACCATTAGCTACAAGAGTGAATATGTCTCTGATATTAATGGAACCAAACTCCGGTTTAAAATCAACAAAGACGGACACTTTGAGCTTTCAAATGGAGAAATTTACAATCATGAAACCATGTCTCCTGAGCAGCTCAATGTAAAGCTGCTTATTCCTGATCCTAAAGGCGAATACTTCCGCCAATGGAGAGACCACATCAAAACCCCAGATGATATCTGGAATGAAATTGTGGGTGTGGTCAATATTCCGGGAGTAACATCTTCACCCAAGCTACAACCTATTGAAACCCGGCTTGTCATGCTGCAAACCGGCATGCGGGCACCTATGGGTATAAAAGTCTATGGTCCAGATCTCGCAACAATAGAAGGATTTGGACTTCAACTGGAGAAATATTTGAAAGAAGTCCCTTCTGTTAAATCTGAAGCTGTTTTTGCAGATAGGATTGTTGGGAAACCCTATTTGGAAATTGATATTGACCGCGTACAAATTGCAAGGTACGGATTAAGCATAAGGGACGTCCAGGATTACGTGGAGACGGCCATTGGTGGTATGCAAATTAGTACTACCGTAGAAGGAAGGGAGCGTTTCCCTATCAGGGTTCGCTATGCCCGGGAGTGGAGGGATGACCCTTCAGCCATTGAAACCATGCAGGTACCCACTCCTACCGGATCTTACATACCTTTAGGCCAATTGGCGGATATTACTTACCGGCCCGGCCCTGAAATGATCCGTGGGGAGAACAGCTTTTTGGTTGGCTATGTCCTACTGGACAAAAAGGCGGGATTTGCAGAGGTAACGGTTGTGGAAGACGCTCAGCGCTATTTGAAGGAGAAAATAGATTCCGGGGAATTGTCTGTTCCTGCCGGGGTGCGCTACGTCTTTTCAGGAAGTTATGAAAATCAGATCAGGGCTGAAAAACGGTTGGGCATAGTAGTCCCGCTCTGTTTGATCGCTATCTTCCTGATCCTGTATTTTCAGTTCAGAGCAGTATCTACCACTTTGTTTGTGTTCTCGGGAATTGCTATGGCATTTTCCGGTGGCTTCCTCATGCTTTGGCTCTATGGCCAGGGATGGTTCATGGATTTTTCGGTCTTTGGCACCAACATGCGGGAGCTTTTCCAGATGAAAATCTACAACCTGAGTGTGGCAGTTTGGGTAGGCTTCATAGCCTTATTCGGCATTGCCACAGACGATGGTGTGGTAGTGGCCACTTATCTGGATCAAAGCTTTAAAAAGCGCACTCCTGAAAATATTAAGGAAGTGCGTAGGGCAGTGCTGGAAGCAGGGATGAAAAGAGTGAGACCCTGCCTTATGACTACAGCTACTACCTTATTGGCCTTGTTGCCGGTACTCACCTCCTCAGGTCGGGGTTCAGACATCATGATTCCAATGGCCATTCCTTCCTTCGGGGGAATGGTGGTTGCATTGATCACCTTGTTGGTAGTTCCGGTGCTTTATAGTTGGTGGGCAGAGCGTAAGCTTAAACGCAATCCCGAAGTATTTACAGAATCATAA
- a CDS encoding TolC family protein produces the protein MKKIAIIFLLLLGVQFTSFSQSLDEYLKIAAENNPELKAYFNEYLAALEKVPQVGSLPDPELDMGFFLRPMEFTMGNQRGQLQLMQMFPWFGTLSARKDEASKMALARYEVFQNAKYSLFYQVKNTWYQLYRLEEEIRITEENLGILKQYERLALIRFQSAGSGSGTGSTGMQGTSNMSSGTSTSSATSMGGMSSGMNSGTTGKSSPKGGSSMGSSPSMSGGGSGMSDVLRVRIEIKELENTSALLQDTRLPLKAEFNQLLNRNVNEEVAIADSLSLSVIIWERQALLDSITHNNPMVKMLNAEEEAYEAQKRMAKLEGRPMLGAGVNYMPFSPRTENGVSMGGDDMVMPMVRLTIPIYRKKYNAMQKEAELRQTAVKERRENTVNQLTTRWSTALRDLDDANRRTKLYREQTDLARQTLNLLMASYATDGRDFEEVLRVQQQLLDFQLKLITSIVDQHITISMLENLAATELN, from the coding sequence ATGAAAAAAATAGCAATCATATTCCTGTTGCTTTTAGGCGTTCAGTTCACAAGCTTTTCACAAAGCCTGGATGAATACCTGAAAATAGCAGCCGAAAACAACCCTGAGCTAAAAGCTTACTTCAATGAATATCTGGCCGCTTTGGAAAAAGTACCACAGGTTGGGTCACTGCCTGATCCGGAACTGGATATGGGCTTTTTCCTTAGACCAATGGAATTCACTATGGGTAATCAAAGAGGTCAGTTACAGTTGATGCAGATGTTCCCATGGTTCGGTACGCTGAGTGCCAGAAAGGATGAGGCAAGCAAAATGGCCTTGGCACGGTACGAAGTGTTTCAGAATGCCAAATACAGTTTGTTTTATCAGGTAAAAAACACCTGGTATCAACTATACAGGCTGGAAGAGGAAATCCGCATTACGGAGGAAAACCTCGGCATTCTCAAACAGTATGAGCGGCTGGCACTCATCCGCTTTCAGAGTGCAGGTTCAGGTTCAGGTACCGGTTCTACCGGTATGCAGGGAACTTCAAACATGAGCAGCGGTACCTCCACTTCATCAGCAACTTCAATGGGTGGAATGAGCAGTGGAATGAACAGCGGTACTACTGGTAAAAGCAGCCCAAAAGGCGGGTCTTCAATGGGTTCTTCCCCATCAATGAGCGGAGGTGGGTCCGGCATGAGTGATGTACTCAGGGTAAGAATTGAAATCAAGGAGTTGGAAAATACTAGTGCCTTGCTGCAAGACACCCGACTGCCCTTAAAAGCCGAATTCAATCAGTTGCTTAACCGGAATGTCAATGAAGAGGTTGCGATTGCCGATTCATTGAGCTTATCAGTAATAATATGGGAACGTCAGGCATTGCTGGACAGCATTACGCACAACAATCCCATGGTGAAAATGCTGAATGCTGAAGAGGAAGCCTACGAGGCTCAAAAAAGGATGGCAAAGCTTGAGGGAAGGCCAATGCTGGGAGCAGGTGTTAATTACATGCCTTTTAGTCCACGAACTGAGAATGGAGTGTCAATGGGGGGTGATGACATGGTTATGCCCATGGTGAGGTTGACTATTCCCATCTACCGCAAAAAGTACAACGCCATGCAAAAAGAAGCCGAATTGAGGCAAACGGCAGTAAAAGAGCGCAGGGAGAACACCGTCAATCAGTTGACCACCCGATGGTCAACCGCTCTGCGGGATTTGGACGATGCAAACAGGAGAACAAAGCTGTACAGGGAGCAAACCGACCTGGCCAGGCAAACCCTGAACCTGCTGATGGCCAGCTACGCTACGGACGGACGGGATTTCGAAGAAGTGCTGCGCGTACAACAGCAATTACTCGATTTTCAATTGAAACTGATCACTTCAATAGTAGATCAGCACATAACCATTTCCATGCTGGAAAACCTGGCAGCAACAGAACTGAATTAA
- a CDS encoding efflux RND transporter periplasmic adaptor subunit, with amino-acid sequence MKNFLKNKKVLFALLLALVLGGLIGWLIKASNNQTKASTEHQHTETTDEVWTCSMHPQIRLSEPGSCPICGMDLIPATSQRSTLDENPLVHEMTPQAIAMANIHTSRVTGVSPEGELFLTGKVKADERQLASVTAKFPGRIEQLFVNFTGQVVRQGERLATIYSPELVTTQKELLEAASTKATYPELYDAAREKLRLWKLNEKQIDALENSRKVQDQFDVLADKAGIVTQRNIAVGDYVSTGSVLFDVVDLSRVWIMIDAYESDLPFVKMGDEVSFTAAGIPGQTFTAKVTYIDPVINANTRAASVRAEASNGSGELRPEMFINARIRTTLRKGQSSLAIPRTALLWSGKRSIVYVKVPETEFPAFEMREITIGPRMGEMWLVEVGLEAGEEIVTNGVFAIDAAAQLSGNYSMLMRPETKTMDVPQAFRQQITAVADAYFKVKNALVEDSSEEATSALNEVENAITQVEMRNLKGKAHDHWMALKEQLTGAIQMMKEAKDLETLRQHFSMLSQNMLEITESFGLEKEKVYKDFCPMAFDNKGAFWLSESEEILNPYFGETMVSCGEVKKTYLKGQKVFEEGGPAKQQSAGGHNH; translated from the coding sequence ATGAAAAATTTTCTCAAAAATAAAAAAGTCCTTTTCGCATTGCTGCTTGCATTGGTATTGGGAGGTCTTATCGGATGGCTAATCAAAGCATCAAATAATCAAACTAAAGCATCAACGGAACATCAGCATACCGAAACAACTGATGAAGTGTGGACTTGCTCCATGCACCCACAGATAAGACTATCAGAGCCAGGAAGTTGCCCAATTTGTGGGATGGATCTGATCCCTGCAACATCCCAGCGCTCAACATTAGATGAAAATCCTCTGGTACATGAAATGACCCCTCAAGCAATAGCTATGGCCAATATCCACACTTCAAGGGTTACGGGAGTGTCTCCTGAAGGGGAGCTTTTTCTAACCGGAAAAGTGAAGGCCGATGAACGCCAATTGGCTTCTGTTACGGCCAAGTTCCCGGGACGGATAGAACAGCTTTTTGTCAATTTCACGGGCCAGGTAGTACGGCAGGGAGAAAGGCTAGCCACCATTTATTCACCGGAATTGGTCACAACGCAAAAGGAACTTTTAGAAGCTGCTTCTACGAAAGCTACTTATCCGGAGCTGTATGATGCGGCCAGGGAAAAACTTCGCTTGTGGAAACTGAATGAAAAGCAAATTGACGCCCTTGAAAATTCTAGAAAGGTGCAGGACCAATTTGACGTACTGGCCGACAAAGCAGGTATCGTAACCCAGCGAAACATCGCTGTTGGCGACTATGTGAGTACAGGCTCGGTTTTGTTCGACGTGGTAGATCTCAGCAGGGTTTGGATAATGATCGATGCGTATGAATCTGATCTTCCATTTGTGAAAATGGGTGATGAAGTCAGCTTCACGGCTGCAGGGATTCCCGGCCAAACCTTCACAGCAAAAGTCACCTATATTGATCCGGTGATCAACGCCAACACCCGTGCAGCATCCGTTCGTGCAGAGGCTTCCAACGGAAGCGGTGAGCTGCGGCCTGAGATGTTCATCAATGCCCGCATCCGTACCACCTTGCGCAAAGGCCAGTCATCGCTGGCCATACCCCGTACGGCTTTACTCTGGTCTGGCAAACGCTCTATTGTATATGTAAAAGTGCCAGAAACAGAATTTCCTGCCTTCGAAATGCGTGAAATCACCATTGGCCCACGCATGGGCGAAATGTGGCTGGTGGAAGTTGGCCTGGAGGCAGGGGAGGAAATCGTCACCAATGGTGTATTTGCCATTGATGCCGCTGCCCAGCTTTCCGGCAACTACAGTATGTTAATGCGTCCCGAAACAAAAACGATGGACGTGCCCCAGGCATTTCGTCAGCAGATCACAGCTGTTGCTGATGCCTACTTCAAGGTGAAAAATGCATTGGTAGAAGACAGTTCTGAGGAAGCCACTTCGGCTTTGAACGAAGTGGAAAATGCCATTACCCAAGTGGAAATGCGAAACCTGAAAGGAAAAGCACATGACCATTGGATGGCCTTGAAAGAGCAATTGACCGGAGCTATTCAAATGATGAAGGAGGCCAAAGATTTGGAAACGCTGCGTCAACATTTCTCTATGCTTTCGCAAAACATGCTGGAAATAACCGAATCATTCGGATTGGAAAAAGAAAAGGTGTACAAGGATTTCTGCCCGATGGCTTTTGACAATAAGGGTGCTTTCTGGCTGAGCGAATCCGAAGAAATCCTGAATCCCTATTTTGGAGAAACAATGGTCTCCTGTGGAGAAGTAAAAAAGACGTACCTGAAAGGACAAAAGGTCTTTGAAGAGGGTGGCCCTGCTAAGCAGCAATCTGCCGGAGGGCATAATCACTAA
- a CDS encoding potassium channel family protein produces the protein MQAVINSCAFIGEVLFTFGLLVVLMSFSFATDFSCLAGFDKHSFEGLNNDENLSFWNGLFDYLYLSVVTFTSLGYGDIVPVSIPAKLLVMMEVGQSFLLVIFGLSNIKSIQIKTTTTTP, from the coding sequence ATGCAGGCAGTGATTAATAGCTGTGCATTTATAGGTGAAGTACTATTCACATTTGGCTTGCTGGTTGTACTGATGAGCTTCTCATTTGCTACGGATTTCTCCTGTCTGGCAGGCTTTGACAAGCACTCATTTGAGGGATTAAACAATGATGAAAACCTGTCCTTTTGGAATGGGCTGTTTGATTACTTATACCTAAGTGTTGTCACTTTTACCTCGCTTGGTTATGGCGATATAGTGCCGGTTTCCATACCAGCCAAACTGCTTGTCATGATGGAGGTGGGGCAGAGTTTTCTGCTGGTGATTTTCGGGCTTTCAAATATCAAATCGATACAAATCAAAACAACAACCACAACGCCATGA
- a CDS encoding DUF3347 domain-containing protein, with product MKKTMIMLCLALVSWGANAQHNHGGQAVQQEIIQTKPLFKSKEVTKAYQAYLDVKDALIAAEAGKAQKAAQSLLKTLKKMDNSEQARAEAAIIASSTSLGAQRKSFAALSDEMTALVKNGQLSMGVVYVHFCPMANGLTGANWLSSQQEIVNPYMGENMKKCGSVKETIQ from the coding sequence ATGAAGAAAACAATGATCATGCTATGTCTGGCTTTAGTAAGCTGGGGAGCAAACGCACAACACAACCACGGTGGCCAGGCCGTGCAACAGGAGATTATCCAAACAAAACCGTTGTTCAAGTCGAAAGAAGTAACCAAGGCCTATCAGGCTTATCTTGATGTAAAAGATGCTTTGATAGCTGCCGAAGCGGGAAAGGCACAAAAAGCAGCTCAAAGTCTTTTAAAGACCCTTAAAAAAATGGACAACAGTGAGCAGGCTCGGGCAGAGGCTGCAATAATAGCATCTTCAACTTCTCTGGGAGCCCAGAGAAAATCCTTTGCAGCCCTAAGCGATGAGATGACCGCACTCGTAAAAAACGGTCAATTATCTATGGGTGTAGTATATGTTCACTTCTGTCCTATGGCCAATGGTCTCACCGGAGCTAACTGGCTTTCAAGCCAACAGGAAATAGTAAACCCGTACATGGGAGAAAACATGAAAAAATGCGGTAGTGTCAAAGAAACCATTCAATAA
- a CDS encoding P-II family nitrogen regulator, which yields MTSRKAQPSFNFTVTHNKMAKLELVCKQEDVQNIVEIINKNGSTGEIGDGIIYITMVEEIFKVTTGESSRYEL from the coding sequence ATTACCAGTCGTAAAGCACAACCATCCTTTAATTTCACTGTCACTCATAATAAAATGGCCAAGTTAGAATTGGTCTGTAAGCAGGAAGATGTTCAAAATATTGTTGAGATTATCAACAAGAATGGCAGTACAGGAGAAATAGGAGACGGTATAATTTACATCACTATGGTGGAAGAAATTTTCAAAGTGACAACAGGAGAAAGCAGTCGGTATGAACTTTAG
- a CDS encoding universal stress protein, translated as MNNILVPTNFSKNCRKAEELGIKMAKLYNAEIHFLHLMNTPVDWVNLDKQKELRYPETARNIGSARADLRELEKQAEREGLRCRVFLEFNGDLDNILNHSGHFKHDFIITGSSGTKGGIRELLGSNVEEIVRKADVPVIVVKDQEVCFPFKNILFVSNFEEDVTEAFTRVKSIADKCLARIHLLKVNTEKNYNNIESGLKPLQKFVEKFPSLKDYSLNVYNEPGVEKGINNYLQYKNADLIAMCTHGRTGFLSLFSSSTVEKVTNHSDLPVMTIRIER; from the coding sequence ATGAATAATATACTCGTACCAACTAATTTTTCTAAAAACTGTAGAAAAGCTGAAGAGCTGGGCATAAAAATGGCTAAACTTTACAATGCAGAGATTCACTTTTTACACTTGATGAACACTCCTGTAGACTGGGTCAATTTAGATAAACAAAAAGAACTCAGGTATCCAGAAACTGCAAGAAATATAGGAAGTGCAAGAGCAGATTTGAGAGAACTTGAGAAACAAGCGGAACGAGAGGGATTAAGATGTAGAGTTTTTCTGGAATTTAACGGAGACCTTGATAATATTCTAAATCACAGTGGTCATTTCAAACATGATTTTATAATCACCGGGAGCAGTGGTACCAAAGGTGGAATTCGAGAGCTGTTGGGAAGCAACGTGGAAGAAATAGTAAGAAAAGCGGATGTGCCTGTAATTGTGGTCAAAGACCAGGAGGTGTGTTTCCCTTTTAAGAATATTTTGTTCGTGTCTAATTTTGAGGAAGATGTAACAGAAGCTTTTACGCGGGTAAAGTCAATTGCTGATAAATGCCTTGCCCGAATCCATTTATTAAAGGTAAACACAGAGAAGAATTACAACAATATCGAGTCAGGCTTAAAGCCTTTACAGAAATTTGTTGAAAAATTCCCCAGTTTGAAGGATTACTCATTGAATGTGTACAACGAACCTGGCGTGGAAAAAGGTATCAATAACTATCTGCAGTACAAAAATGCCGATTTGATCGCGATGTGTACCCATGGGCGCACAGGGTTTTTGAGTCTTTTCTCCAGTAGTACTGTAGAAAAGGTAACAAATCATTCAGACTTGCCGGTGATGACTATTAGGATAGAGCGATGA